From a single Serratia surfactantfaciens genomic region:
- the pgk gene encoding phosphoglycerate kinase, giving the protein MSVIKMTDLDLAGKRVLIRSDLNVPVKDGKVTSDARIRASLPTIEAALKQGARVMVTSHLGRPTEGEYNEEFSLLPVVNYLKDHLKSPVRLAKDYLDGVDVAEGELVVLENVRFNKGEKKDDETLSKKYAALCDVYVMDAFGTAHRAQASTHGVGKFAPVACAGPLLSAELEALGKALGNPARPMVAIVGGSKVSTKLTVLDSLSKIADQLIVGGGIANTFVAAQGNNVGQSLYEPDLIPNAQKLLETCDIPVPTDVRVATEFSETATATVKQANEIQDNEQILDMGDVSAERLAVILKNAKTILWNGPVGVFEFPNFRKGTEIVARAIADSDAFSIAGGGDTLAAIDLFGIADKISYISTGGGAFLEFVEGKPLPAVVMLEERAKQ; this is encoded by the coding sequence ATGTCTGTAATTAAGATGACCGATCTGGATCTGGCGGGTAAACGCGTACTGATCCGCTCCGATCTGAACGTGCCGGTAAAAGACGGTAAAGTGACTTCCGACGCGCGTATCCGCGCTTCCCTGCCGACTATCGAAGCTGCGCTGAAGCAAGGCGCCCGCGTGATGGTAACCTCCCACCTGGGTCGTCCTACCGAAGGCGAGTACAACGAAGAATTCTCCCTGCTGCCTGTGGTCAACTACCTGAAAGATCACCTGAAATCCCCAGTGCGTCTGGCGAAGGATTATCTGGATGGCGTCGACGTCGCCGAAGGCGAACTGGTGGTGCTGGAAAACGTTCGCTTCAACAAGGGCGAAAAGAAAGACGACGAAACCCTGTCCAAGAAATACGCGGCGCTGTGCGACGTGTATGTGATGGACGCGTTCGGTACCGCGCACCGCGCGCAGGCTTCCACCCACGGCGTGGGCAAGTTCGCGCCAGTCGCCTGTGCCGGCCCGCTGCTGTCCGCTGAGCTGGAAGCGCTGGGCAAGGCTCTGGGCAACCCGGCCCGTCCGATGGTCGCTATCGTGGGCGGTTCTAAAGTCTCCACCAAACTGACCGTGCTGGATTCTCTGTCCAAAATCGCCGATCAGCTGATCGTCGGCGGCGGCATCGCCAACACCTTCGTGGCGGCGCAGGGCAACAACGTGGGCCAGTCTCTGTACGAACCTGATCTGATCCCGAACGCGCAGAAACTGCTGGAAACCTGCGACATTCCGGTTCCGACCGACGTGCGCGTCGCGACCGAATTCTCCGAAACCGCGACCGCGACCGTGAAGCAGGCCAACGAGATCCAGGACAACGAGCAAATTCTGGATATGGGCGACGTCTCTGCCGAGCGTCTGGCCGTTATCCTGAAGAACGCCAAGACCATTCTGTGGAATGGCCCGGTTGGCGTATTCGAGTTCCCTAACTTCCGTAAGGGCACCGAAATTGTCGCCCGCGCGATCGCCGATAGCGACGCTTTCTCCATCGCTGGCGGCGGCGACACTCTGGCAGCCATCGATCTGTTCGGTATCGCTGACAAAATTTCCTACATCTCCACCGGCGGTGGCGCATTCCTGGAATTCGTTGAAGGGAAACCGCTGCCTGCAGTCGTGATGCTGGAAGAGCGCGCTAAGCAGTAA
- a CDS encoding LysR substrate-binding domain-containing protein, with the protein MKHKTRIMNNMPILSDLRVFVLVARRAGFAAAAEELGVSPAFISKRIALLEKALDVSLLHRTTRRVAITEDGERIYEWAQRILNDVDQMMDELSEVRQAPQGMLRVVSSFGFGRRFVAPALSALAREYPQLELRLDVSDRLVDLVSEGFDLDIRIGDDIAPNLIARKLADNQRILCASPAYLQRHGVPKSPAELAGRACLVIKERDHPFGLWRLQGPGGEETVKVTGALASNHGEIVHQWCLDGQGVALRSAWDVKENIDSGRLVHILPEYYQPANIWAVYVSRLATSAKVRVTVEFLRDYFREHYGETGAAGENSSRP; encoded by the coding sequence GTGAAACATAAAACACGAATCATGAATAATATGCCGATCCTGAGTGACCTGCGGGTGTTCGTGCTGGTGGCGCGCCGCGCCGGGTTCGCCGCCGCCGCCGAAGAGCTGGGCGTTTCGCCGGCCTTTATCAGCAAGCGCATCGCGCTGTTGGAGAAGGCGCTGGACGTCTCGTTGCTGCATCGCACCACGCGGCGGGTGGCGATCACCGAAGACGGCGAACGCATCTACGAATGGGCGCAGCGCATTCTCAACGATGTCGATCAGATGATGGACGAACTGTCCGAAGTGCGCCAGGCGCCGCAGGGCATGCTGCGCGTGGTCAGCAGCTTCGGCTTCGGCCGGCGTTTCGTGGCGCCGGCGCTGTCGGCGCTGGCCAGGGAGTATCCGCAGCTGGAACTGCGGCTCGACGTGTCCGACCGGCTGGTGGATCTGGTCAGTGAAGGATTCGATCTGGATATCCGCATCGGCGACGATATCGCCCCTAATCTTATCGCGCGCAAGCTGGCGGACAATCAGCGCATTCTGTGCGCTTCGCCGGCGTACCTGCAGCGCCACGGCGTGCCGAAAAGCCCGGCGGAGCTGGCGGGCCGCGCCTGCCTGGTGATCAAGGAGCGCGACCACCCGTTCGGGCTGTGGCGGTTGCAGGGGCCGGGCGGCGAAGAGACGGTAAAGGTGACGGGGGCGCTGGCGTCGAATCACGGCGAAATCGTGCACCAGTGGTGTCTGGACGGGCAGGGCGTCGCGCTGCGTTCCGCCTGGGACGTGAAAGAGAACATCGACAGCGGCCGGCTGGTGCATATCCTGCCGGAGTACTATCAGCCGGCCAACATCTGGGCGGTATACGTCTCCCGGCTGGCAACGTCGGCGAAAGTGCGGGTGACGGTCGAATTTTTGCGCGACTATTTCCGCGAGCACTATGGCGAAACGGGGGCGGCAGGTGAAAATTCGTCGCGGCCTTGA
- a CDS encoding PDR/VanB family oxidoreductase, with product MTSYQMLDVRVVDIETVTAQVKRFTLADPQGRPLPAFSGGSHIIVQMQDGERRYSNAYSLLSSPFELEHYQIAVRRESPSKGGSDFMHDRLAVGDALTISTPNNLFALAPEAQHHVLIAGGIGITPFMAHLHELQRSGQRYHLHYCFHSEEHNAFQQQLMQAPFADHVSCHVSSLNGRLDLARTLADVEPGAHIYVCGPAALNEAVYQIAAELGINPARLHSEAFAAENTAGGAFTLVLARSGVELEVAEDMTILQALENSKAAKVECLCREGICGTCETRIVEGEADHRDQYLSDEERAAQQTLLICCSRAKGSRLVLDL from the coding sequence ATGACCAGCTATCAGATGCTTGATGTTCGCGTCGTCGACATCGAAACCGTCACCGCACAGGTCAAGCGCTTTACCCTGGCGGATCCCCAAGGCCGGCCGTTGCCCGCCTTCAGCGGCGGCAGCCACATCATCGTGCAGATGCAGGACGGCGAGCGGCGCTACAGCAACGCCTATTCGCTGCTCAGCTCGCCGTTCGAGCTCGAACATTATCAGATTGCCGTCCGACGCGAATCCCCTTCCAAAGGCGGTTCCGACTTCATGCACGACCGCCTCGCAGTCGGCGATGCGCTGACCATCAGCACCCCGAATAACCTGTTCGCGCTGGCGCCGGAGGCGCAGCATCACGTGCTGATCGCCGGCGGCATCGGCATCACGCCGTTTATGGCCCATCTGCACGAGCTGCAGCGCAGCGGGCAACGCTATCATCTGCACTATTGCTTCCACAGCGAGGAACACAACGCCTTTCAGCAACAGCTGATGCAAGCGCCATTCGCCGACCACGTCAGTTGTCATGTCTCCAGCCTTAACGGCCGGTTGGATCTGGCGCGCACGCTGGCCGACGTGGAACCCGGCGCTCATATCTACGTCTGCGGCCCAGCGGCGCTGAACGAAGCGGTTTACCAGATCGCCGCCGAACTGGGCATTAACCCGGCGCGTTTACACAGCGAGGCCTTTGCCGCCGAAAACACGGCGGGCGGCGCCTTTACGCTGGTGCTGGCTCGCTCGGGCGTTGAGCTTGAAGTGGCGGAAGACATGACCATCCTGCAGGCGCTGGAAAACAGCAAGGCGGCCAAGGTTGAGTGCCTGTGCCGCGAAGGCATTTGCGGCACCTGTGAAACCCGCATCGTCGAAGGGGAAGCCGATCACCGCGATCAGTATCTCAGTGACGAAGAGCGCGCAGCGCAGCAAACCCTGTTGATCTGCTGCTCACGCGCCAAAGGCAGCCGGCTGGTGCTGGATCTGTAA
- a CDS encoding BCCT family transporter, with amino-acid sequence MQSTPKKDVTLIAISLCSIALIAICLMLFPAQSALIANTIFNGVTRLFGSTIQILVLIALLVVLYLALSKYGNIRLGEGKPQYSTLAWLFMFICAGLGSSTLYWGVMEWAYYYQTPGLNIAPRTPKALEYSISYSFFHWGLSAWATYALASLIMAYHFHVRKNKGLSLSGIISAITGVRANGPIGRMVDLIFLVATVGALTISLVLTASTFTRGLTALTGIPDNFTVQATVILLAAVIFCLSSYIGIDGGMQRLSKMVGWGAFAFAGLVLLVGPTEFTINNTINAIGLTAQNFLQMSLFTDPMGDGSFSRSWTVFYWLWWISYTPGVAMFVTRVSRGRKIKEVIWALLLGSTLGCWFFFGSLESYAMHQFISGQLNVPEILSTQGGETAVQMLLTALPLGKLFLAAYLFIMIIFLASHMDAVAYTMAATSTRNLQEGQDPSPMLRLFWCVVITLIPLSILFTGASLDTMKTTVILTALPFLLVLLVKTYGFARWLKQDYAAIPAHLIESSPPALPEAPPAAELSAPSSYQPRPMAK; translated from the coding sequence ATGCAGAGCACCCCTAAAAAGGATGTCACGCTCATCGCCATCAGCCTGTGCAGTATTGCGCTGATCGCCATTTGCCTGATGCTCTTTCCGGCTCAATCCGCGCTTATCGCCAACACCATTTTCAACGGCGTCACCCGGCTGTTCGGTTCAACCATTCAAATCCTGGTGCTGATCGCCCTGCTGGTGGTGCTGTATCTGGCGTTGAGCAAATACGGCAACATCCGCCTCGGCGAAGGCAAACCGCAATACTCCACGCTGGCCTGGCTGTTCATGTTCATCTGCGCCGGCCTCGGCTCGTCCACCCTGTATTGGGGGGTGATGGAGTGGGCGTATTATTACCAGACGCCGGGGCTGAACATCGCGCCGCGCACCCCAAAGGCGCTGGAATACAGCATCAGCTACTCCTTCTTCCACTGGGGCCTGAGCGCCTGGGCGACCTATGCCCTCGCTTCGCTGATCATGGCCTACCACTTCCACGTGCGTAAGAACAAAGGGCTCAGCCTGTCGGGGATCATTTCCGCCATCACCGGCGTGCGCGCCAACGGCCCGATCGGGCGGATGGTGGATCTGATTTTCCTGGTCGCCACCGTCGGCGCCCTCACCATTTCGCTGGTGCTGACCGCCTCCACCTTTACCCGCGGGCTGACGGCGTTGACCGGCATCCCGGATAACTTCACGGTACAGGCAACGGTGATCCTGCTGGCGGCGGTGATCTTCTGTCTCAGCTCCTACATCGGCATCGACGGCGGTATGCAGCGCCTGAGCAAAATGGTCGGCTGGGGCGCCTTCGCCTTTGCCGGGCTGGTGCTGCTGGTCGGCCCGACCGAGTTCACCATCAACAACACCATCAACGCCATCGGCCTGACGGCGCAAAACTTCCTGCAGATGAGCCTGTTCACCGACCCGATGGGCGACGGCAGCTTCAGCCGCAGCTGGACGGTGTTCTACTGGCTGTGGTGGATCTCCTATACCCCGGGCGTGGCGATGTTCGTCACCCGCGTCTCGCGCGGCCGCAAGATTAAAGAGGTGATCTGGGCGCTGCTGCTCGGCAGTACCCTCGGCTGCTGGTTCTTCTTCGGCTCGCTGGAAAGTTACGCCATGCACCAGTTCATCAGCGGGCAGCTCAACGTGCCGGAGATCCTCAGCACCCAGGGCGGCGAAACCGCCGTGCAGATGCTGCTGACGGCGCTGCCGCTCGGCAAGCTGTTCCTGGCCGCCTATCTGTTCATCATGATCATTTTCCTGGCCTCCCATATGGACGCCGTGGCCTACACCATGGCCGCCACCAGCACCCGCAACCTGCAGGAAGGGCAAGATCCCAGCCCGATGCTGCGCCTGTTCTGGTGCGTAGTGATCACCCTGATCCCGCTGTCGATCCTGTTCACCGGCGCTTCGCTGGACACCATGAAAACCACGGTGATCCTGACCGCACTGCCGTTCCTGCTGGTGCTGCTGGTGAAAACCTACGGCTTCGCCCGCTGGCTGAAGCAGGACTACGCGGCCATTCCGGCGCACCTGATCGAAAGCAGCCCGCCGGCGCTGCCCGAGGCGCCACCGGCCGCCGAACTCTCCGCTCCATCGTCGTATCAACCACGCCCTATGGCGAAATGA
- the fbaA gene encoding class II fructose-bisphosphate aldolase produces MSKIFDFVKPGVITGDDVQKVFAVAKENNFALPAVNCVGTDSINAVLEAAAKVRAPVIVQFSNGGAAFIAGKGVKTDVPQGAAILGAISGAHHVHQMAEHYGVPVILHTDHCAKKLLPWLDGLLDAGEKHFAATGKPLFSSHMIDLSEESLEENIEICSEYLKRMAKIGMTLEIELGCTGGEEDGVDNSHMDASALYTQPEDVAYAYEKLNAISPRFTIAASFGNVHGVYKPGNVKLTPTILRDSQDYVSKKFNLPHNSLNFVFHGGSGSTDAEIKESVGYGVIKMNIDTDTQWATWDGILQYYKANEAYLQGQLGNPKGADQPNKKYYDPRVWLRAAQTSMVTRLEQAFKDLNAVDVL; encoded by the coding sequence ATGTCTAAAATTTTTGATTTCGTAAAACCGGGTGTCATCACGGGTGATGACGTTCAGAAAGTCTTCGCAGTTGCTAAAGAGAACAACTTTGCGCTGCCAGCGGTAAACTGCGTGGGTACCGACTCCATCAACGCCGTGCTGGAAGCCGCAGCTAAAGTACGTGCGCCGGTCATCGTTCAGTTCTCTAACGGCGGCGCCGCGTTTATCGCCGGCAAAGGCGTGAAGACCGATGTGCCTCAGGGCGCAGCGATTCTGGGCGCTATCTCTGGCGCGCACCACGTTCACCAGATGGCTGAACACTACGGCGTGCCGGTGATCCTGCACACCGACCACTGCGCGAAGAAACTGCTGCCATGGCTGGACGGCCTGCTGGACGCCGGCGAGAAGCACTTCGCCGCTACCGGCAAACCGCTGTTCTCTTCCCACATGATCGATCTGTCTGAAGAGTCGCTGGAAGAAAACATCGAGATCTGCAGCGAATACCTGAAGCGCATGGCCAAAATCGGCATGACGCTGGAAATCGAACTGGGCTGCACCGGCGGTGAAGAAGATGGCGTGGACAACAGCCATATGGACGCTTCCGCTCTGTACACCCAGCCGGAAGACGTGGCTTACGCGTACGAAAAACTGAACGCCATCAGCCCGCGCTTCACCATCGCCGCTTCGTTCGGTAACGTGCACGGCGTGTACAAGCCAGGCAACGTCAAGCTGACCCCGACCATCCTGCGTGATTCTCAGGACTACGTGTCCAAGAAATTCAACCTGCCGCACAACAGCCTGAACTTCGTGTTCCACGGCGGTTCCGGCTCTACCGACGCAGAGATCAAAGAGTCCGTGGGCTACGGCGTGATCAAGATGAACATCGACACCGATACCCAATGGGCGACCTGGGACGGCATCCTGCAGTACTACAAAGCGAACGAAGCTTACCTGCAGGGCCAACTGGGCAACCCGAAAGGCGCCGATCAGCCGAACAAGAAATACTACGATCCACGTGTATGGCTGCGCGCAGCGCAGACCAGCATGGTGACGCGTCTGGAGCAGGCCTTCAAAGATCTGAACGCGGTAGACGTTCTGTAA
- a CDS encoding aromatic ring-hydroxylating oxygenase subunit alpha, whose protein sequence is MSTLIPEFTLPKDFCADAREAYTIPARFYTHQAAFEHEKEQVFATSWICVAHRSELAEPNDYITREIIGENILVVRGRDKVLRAFYNVCPHRGHQLLAGDGRAKNVITCPYHAWAFKLDGELAHARNCENVQNFDKENSHLMPVRVEEYAGFIYVNLDSQAGTVEDQLPGLGAKVREACPQVDDLKLAARFVTRTPANWKNIVDNYLECYHCGPAHPGFADSVQVDRYWHTLHGNWTLQFGYARPSEQSFKFEEGKEASFHGIWLWPCTMFNMPPLEGMMTVIYEFPVDAETTLQHYDIYFTNAELSEEQLKLIDWYRDVFRPEDLRLVESVQKGLKSRGYRGQGRIMADGAGSGVSEHGIAHFHNLLAQVYQP, encoded by the coding sequence ATGAGCACTCTGATCCCTGAATTTACCTTACCGAAAGATTTCTGCGCCGACGCCCGCGAGGCTTACACCATTCCGGCCCGTTTCTATACCCACCAGGCGGCGTTCGAGCACGAAAAAGAGCAGGTGTTCGCCACCAGTTGGATCTGCGTGGCGCACCGCAGCGAGCTCGCCGAACCGAACGACTACATTACCCGCGAGATCATCGGCGAAAACATTCTGGTGGTGCGCGGCCGCGACAAAGTGCTGCGCGCCTTTTACAACGTCTGCCCGCACCGCGGCCACCAGCTGTTGGCGGGTGACGGCCGGGCGAAAAACGTCATCACCTGCCCTTACCACGCCTGGGCGTTCAAGCTGGACGGCGAGCTGGCGCACGCGCGCAACTGTGAAAACGTGCAGAACTTCGATAAAGAAAACTCGCACCTGATGCCGGTGCGGGTCGAAGAATACGCCGGGTTTATCTACGTCAATCTGGACTCGCAGGCCGGCACGGTGGAAGACCAGCTGCCGGGCCTCGGCGCCAAAGTGCGCGAAGCCTGCCCGCAGGTCGACGATCTCAAGCTGGCGGCGCGCTTCGTCACCCGCACCCCGGCCAACTGGAAGAACATCGTCGACAACTACCTCGAGTGCTACCACTGTGGCCCGGCACACCCCGGCTTCGCCGACTCGGTGCAGGTCGATCGCTACTGGCACACCCTGCACGGCAACTGGACGCTGCAGTTCGGCTACGCCCGCCCTTCAGAGCAGTCGTTCAAGTTTGAAGAGGGCAAAGAAGCCAGCTTCCACGGCATCTGGCTGTGGCCGTGCACCATGTTCAACATGCCGCCGCTGGAAGGCATGATGACGGTGATTTACGAATTCCCGGTCGATGCGGAAACCACCCTGCAGCACTACGACATCTACTTTACCAACGCCGAGTTGAGCGAGGAGCAGCTCAAGCTGATCGACTGGTACCGCGACGTGTTCCGCCCGGAAGACCTGCGGCTGGTGGAGAGCGTGCAAAAAGGCCTCAAATCGCGCGGCTATCGCGGGCAGGGGCGCATCATGGCCGACGGCGCCGGCAGCGGCGTCAGCGAACACGGCATCGCCCACTTCCACAATCTGCTGGCGCAGGTTTATCAACCCTGA
- a CDS encoding tartrate dehydrogenase → MSKTYKIAAIPGDGIGREVLPEGIRVLQAAAARWDLSLEFDTFEWASCDYYQHHGQMMPDDWFEQLKGFDAIYFGAVGWPDTVPDHISLWGSLLKFRRDFEQYVNLRPVRLFPGVPCPLANKQPGDIDFYVVRENTEGEYSSLGGRMFEGTEREMVIQESVFTRQGVDRILKYAFELAQQRPRKRLTAATKSNGMAISMPYWDERVAEMARQYPDIAWDKQHIDILCARFVLNPERFDVVVASNLFGDILSDLGPACTGTIGIAPSANLNPERNFPSLFEPVHGSAPDIFGKNIANPIAMIWSGAMMLDFLGDGDARYRQAHDGILQAIERIIADGPRTPDMRGDASTQQVGQAIAALLQR, encoded by the coding sequence ATGAGCAAAACTTACAAGATTGCCGCTATCCCCGGGGACGGTATCGGACGGGAAGTGTTGCCGGAAGGCATACGGGTATTGCAGGCGGCGGCGGCGCGCTGGGATCTGTCGTTGGAATTCGACACCTTCGAGTGGGCCAGCTGCGACTACTACCAGCACCACGGCCAGATGATGCCGGACGATTGGTTTGAACAGCTCAAGGGCTTCGACGCCATCTATTTCGGCGCCGTCGGCTGGCCGGATACGGTGCCCGACCACATTTCGCTGTGGGGTTCACTGCTGAAATTTCGCCGCGACTTCGAGCAATACGTCAACCTGCGCCCGGTGCGGCTGTTTCCCGGCGTGCCCTGCCCGCTGGCGAACAAGCAGCCGGGCGACATCGATTTCTACGTGGTGCGCGAAAATACCGAAGGGGAATACTCCTCGCTCGGCGGGCGGATGTTCGAAGGCACCGAACGCGAAATGGTGATCCAGGAGTCGGTGTTCACCCGTCAGGGCGTGGACCGCATCCTGAAATACGCCTTTGAGCTGGCGCAGCAGCGCCCGCGCAAGCGTCTGACCGCCGCCACCAAGTCCAACGGTATGGCCATCAGCATGCCGTACTGGGATGAGCGCGTGGCGGAGATGGCGCGCCAATACCCTGATATCGCCTGGGATAAACAGCACATCGATATTCTGTGCGCGCGCTTCGTGCTGAACCCCGAACGCTTCGACGTGGTGGTGGCTTCCAACCTGTTCGGCGATATCCTGTCGGATCTCGGCCCGGCCTGTACCGGCACCATCGGCATCGCGCCGTCGGCCAACCTGAACCCGGAACGCAACTTCCCGTCGCTGTTCGAGCCGGTGCACGGCTCGGCGCCAGACATTTTCGGCAAGAACATCGCCAACCCGATCGCCATGATCTGGAGCGGTGCGATGATGCTGGACTTCCTCGGCGACGGCGATGCCCGCTACCGCCAGGCGCACGATGGCATCCTGCAGGCGATCGAACGCATCATCGCCGACGGGCCGCGCACGCCGGACATGCGCGGCGACGCCTCCACCCAGCAAGTCGGCCAGGCGATCGCCGCCCTGCTGCAACGCTAA
- the epd gene encoding erythrose-4-phosphate dehydrogenase — protein sequence MTIRIAINGFGRIGRSVLRALYESGRRAEISVVAINELANAEGMAHLLKYDSSHGRFAWDVRQECDTLSVGDDAIRLLHQPAVEQLPWGELGVDVVLDCSGVYGSRADGEAHLAAGAKKVLFAHPGGNDLDATIVFGVNHQTLLAEHRIVSNASCTTNCIIPVIKLLDDAYSIESGTVTTIHSAMNDQPVIDAYHADLRRTRAASQSIIPVDTKLAAGITRIFPQFCDRFEAISVRVPTINVTAIDLSVSVSAAVKVAEVNQLLQKAARESFRGIVDYTELPLVSIDFNHDPHSAIVDGTQTRVSGQHLIKTLVWCDNEWGFANRMLDTTRAMAASGF from the coding sequence ATGACCATCCGCATAGCGATAAACGGCTTTGGCCGCATCGGCCGCAGCGTATTGCGCGCACTGTACGAATCGGGACGACGGGCGGAAATCTCCGTGGTGGCGATCAACGAGCTGGCGAACGCCGAGGGCATGGCCCATCTGCTGAAGTACGACTCCAGCCACGGCCGCTTCGCCTGGGATGTGCGGCAAGAGTGCGACACGCTGAGCGTCGGGGATGACGCGATTCGCCTGTTGCATCAGCCGGCGGTGGAGCAGTTGCCCTGGGGCGAGCTGGGCGTCGATGTGGTGCTGGACTGCAGCGGCGTGTACGGCAGCCGGGCAGATGGCGAGGCCCATCTGGCGGCGGGGGCGAAGAAAGTGCTGTTCGCCCATCCGGGCGGCAACGATCTGGACGCCACCATCGTGTTCGGCGTCAACCATCAGACGCTGCTGGCGGAGCATCGCATCGTGTCCAACGCTTCGTGCACCACCAACTGCATTATTCCGGTGATCAAGCTGCTGGACGACGCTTACAGCATCGAGTCCGGCACCGTGACCACCATTCACTCGGCGATGAACGATCAGCCGGTGATCGACGCGTATCACGCGGATTTGCGGCGCACCCGCGCGGCGAGCCAGTCGATCATTCCGGTCGACACCAAGCTGGCCGCGGGCATCACCCGCATCTTCCCGCAGTTTTGCGATCGCTTCGAGGCTATCTCGGTACGCGTGCCGACCATCAACGTGACGGCTATCGATCTGAGCGTCAGCGTCAGCGCCGCGGTAAAGGTGGCGGAGGTCAACCAGCTGTTGCAAAAGGCCGCAAGGGAATCATTTCGTGGTATAGTTGACTACACGGAATTACCATTGGTCTCGATCGATTTTAACCATGACCCGCACAGCGCTATCGTCGACGGTACGCAGACCCGGGTCAGCGGGCAGCACCTGATAAAGACCTTGGTCTGGTGCGACAATGAATGGGGCTTTGCCAATCGGATGTTGGATACAACACGGGCAATGGCCGCCAGCGGTTTCTAG
- a CDS encoding NAD-dependent succinate-semialdehyde dehydrogenase, producing MNISDRALLRQQAYINGQWRDADNQETLPVSDPATGQLIGSVPNMATAETQRAIDAAQQALEGWRALPAQQRAQLLRRWFELMLEHQQDLASLMTLEQGKPLAESLGEIRYAASFIEWFAEQAKRTNGNIIPSPSSDKRLMVLKQGIGVCAAITPWNFPAAMITRKAAPALAAGCTLVVKPANETPYSALAMAELAERAGIPAGVFNVVTGNSQAIGAELTRHPQVRKLSFTGSTPVGRLLMRQSSDTIKKVSLELGGNAPFIVFDDADIDAAVEGALIAKYRNAGQTCVCVNRFYIQRGVYTQFAEKFVARVAALQVGNGFEPGVQIGPLINRKARDKVLELLDDALSKGAQVLTGATPHALGGNFFTPTVLGDVQPGSLLLEEEIFGPVAPLVVFDDEAEAIRQANDTIYGLAAYFYTRDAARIWRVSERLEYGMVGINTGLISNEVAPFGGVKQSGLGREGSEYGIEDYLELKYLCQAV from the coding sequence GTGAATATTTCCGATCGGGCGCTACTGCGTCAACAGGCATACATCAACGGCCAGTGGCGCGACGCCGACAACCAGGAAACGCTGCCGGTGAGCGATCCTGCCACCGGCCAACTCATCGGCAGCGTGCCCAATATGGCGACGGCCGAAACCCAACGGGCGATCGACGCCGCTCAGCAAGCGCTGGAAGGCTGGCGCGCGCTGCCGGCGCAACAGCGCGCCCAGCTGCTGCGCCGCTGGTTCGAACTGATGTTGGAACACCAGCAGGATCTGGCCAGCCTGATGACGCTGGAACAAGGCAAACCGCTGGCGGAGTCGCTGGGCGAGATCCGCTACGCCGCTTCCTTTATCGAATGGTTCGCCGAACAGGCCAAGCGCACCAACGGCAACATCATTCCTTCGCCGAGCAGCGACAAACGCCTGATGGTGCTGAAGCAAGGCATCGGCGTGTGCGCGGCGATCACGCCGTGGAACTTCCCGGCGGCGATGATCACCCGCAAGGCCGCGCCGGCGCTGGCGGCCGGTTGTACGCTGGTGGTCAAACCCGCCAACGAGACCCCTTACTCGGCGCTGGCGATGGCCGAGTTGGCCGAGCGCGCCGGCATTCCCGCCGGGGTGTTCAACGTGGTGACCGGCAACTCGCAGGCGATCGGCGCCGAGCTGACCCGCCACCCGCAGGTGCGCAAACTCAGCTTTACCGGTTCCACGCCGGTGGGCAGGCTGCTGATGCGCCAGAGCTCGGACACCATCAAGAAGGTATCGCTGGAACTGGGCGGCAACGCGCCGTTCATCGTGTTTGACGATGCGGACATCGATGCCGCGGTGGAAGGCGCGCTGATCGCCAAATACCGCAACGCCGGGCAGACCTGCGTGTGCGTCAACCGGTTCTACATACAACGCGGCGTTTACACCCAGTTCGCCGAAAAATTTGTCGCCCGGGTAGCGGCGCTGCAGGTCGGCAACGGCTTCGAACCGGGCGTGCAAATAGGCCCGCTGATCAACCGCAAGGCGCGCGACAAGGTGCTGGAGCTACTCGATGATGCGCTGAGCAAAGGCGCCCAGGTGCTGACCGGCGCCACGCCGCACGCGCTGGGCGGCAACTTCTTCACCCCGACGGTGCTGGGCGACGTGCAGCCCGGCTCACTGCTGCTGGAAGAAGAGATCTTCGGCCCGGTCGCGCCGCTGGTGGTGTTCGATGACGAGGCCGAGGCGATTCGCCAGGCCAACGATACCATCTACGGCTTGGCCGCCTACTTCTACACCCGCGATGCGGCGCGCATCTGGCGCGTTTCGGAACGGCTGGAGTACGGCATGGTCGGCATCAATACCGGGCTTATCTCCAACGAAGTGGCGCCTTTCGGCGGGGTGAAACAGTCGGGCCTGGGGCGCGAAGGCTCCGAATACGGCATCGAAGACTATCTGGAGCTCAAATACCTGTGCCAGGCGGTATAA